The genome window TTCCCCGCCCTCCGTACCCCGatccacccctctctccatccagtGTACCCCCACCCCAGTACCCTCAACTCAACCTCACGCGGGTCCTCTTAATTCGCTACCattatacattctctctctctctctctctctctctctctctctctctctctctctctctctctctctctctctctctctctctctctctctctccgatacaGGTCGCTATTGGTTGAGTTGGTCTACATGGTATCATCGTCGTACAACCCTGGAATTGAAGTCCTTTGTatcgctttttctttttctttacgtggTTGATGTTATAATGCttttgtgtggatgtaatgaaGACTTGTGAAGATGGTTGGATGCTGGTAGACTGAATAGATGGGATTGACtatagagggaggagaggcatcaCTAGCTGTTACCCCATCAATATTGAAAGCACATTTATCATCTGTAACCATCTGCCACCCACTACCggcatctaccacccaccaccagctgccagCCCCATTAAGTCCAGATTTGTGCAGTTTTCTCGAGACTTGAAAGAGTATGATAGACTTCTAAACTCGAGCCGAACTTATGGCAAGTCAAGTTCCTTTCTTGAAAACCTTACGTAGCTTTATATTAAAGGTACGATAATTCTTGTAGTGCATGGCTGTCCTTAAGATTAAGTACTAGAATCTTCAGTATCGCGCAACTGCATGCGAGTCTTACATATTTAGAACTGTAGAGTATTGAAGCTTCTTTTGAGTTGAGCAAtctttgaagaaaaaatataactaGATTCTTTGAGTGCATTCCATTCCTTATGAAGAGAAGAATACAAAAGTAGATTGTAATGATCCACTGATGTATTATTTTAGATATAATCAGCCATTTCTAAGTGCTTAGACGCCTTTTAAACAAAATACTGCGTATAATGCAAAGGTGTTGAAGTCTGGCCCCACGACAGGAATCATTTTGAGACATATTGTCGACTGAGGGAGGACTGGTCATTAAGTTGACCCAAGGTCACTTAATGGTGAGGAATGGCAGGAACATGTCTCAAATGAATTACATGATGACACTGAAAGAAATAAAGTTTTGAAGAAATCTCGTCTGAAGAATGATAGGGTGTACAGCCGTTCGCGCCACTTATAACTGTTCATTTGGGAATAATTGGCTTGTTATCTGTTATCTTACCTGTCTATTCAAATGTTTTAGATTTTTTAGGGGGTTGAGCCGTGTGCAAAGTCATGTCAGTAGTTGAATTGCCTTAGCTATCAAATCATATATGTTAGAGAATTTACAACACTATGAAGATGTTTTGGGaattggctaacaaatgaaagcGATGCCTATAGGCTACTTCAACTTTCCTCTGcacgttgtgttgtggtgttagtaTATACCCATAACAGAGTATAGAAATGAGAACAAAATACGTTAAAAGTCTTTTCGTTGGGAAGGCCCATGCACTGTGTGACTACAGCCCCGAAATTTATCCAGTTAAACATATGCTTTGCCGCTTGAGTATGGCGAACTTGCTTACTGCACGAACCACCTACATAACCTCCGCTCCCCACCGCCACCtacaacaccatctacaaccTACAGTTGGCATCAGTCAAGAGTGGAGCGGGCGGGAGTGATCAGTTAGCCTCAGCTGTGGCGGGCGGTGAGGTCTGGCGCAGGTTAAAGGGAACATGAGTCGGAGAATGTCTTGTTCGTCCGCTGccggggtcccccccccccctcagggaaagaaaacgggagatcaTAGATGTGGCATTTGAAGTAATCCTGGTTttagcagcagaagcagcgacTGTTTTGGACGGTGATCAGGGATGCCACCCACCCTCAAGTTTGAAAAAGAGGGGGTGGGGGCGACCATATCTAGGGACCATCATGCCAATTGTGGCTCAAGGTATCCTGACAGATTCAGAGGAGATTAAGATGTGAAAGGGTAATCGATGAATCAGAAATTGTTTAAGAAAGATGcatggtgatctctctctctctctctctctctctctctctctctctctctctctctctctctctctctctctctacgcatgtgaagcgtctggggtaaaccatggaaagctgtgtaggtatgtatatttgcgtgtgtggacgtatgtatatacatgtgtatgggggtgggttgggccatttctttcgtctgtttccttgcgctacctcgcaaacgcgggagacaacgacaaagcaaatatatatatatatatatatatatatatatatatatatatatatatatatatgattgtaaaatgtccaggaaggagagaaatatgtagaaatgAATAATTTTCATAATTGGATGAAAAAATATAGAATGACTTTTGCAATATTTTATATTTAACAAATTGAAAAATACATAAATCGGAGCTTTTTTGTATTTTACTGCTTGTTTAAACTTGTTAGATGAACAGCCGATATAGATAATTATTGATTACctatggtagtgtagtgtggttgaAGGTAAATATGTAGGTGAAGTTACAGGACTAATGTGCGAGCATACATGTGGTCTTGACACGCAACACCCAGAGGAAATAACCAGCCTATGTACAAGCTACAAGTAGGGAAAACattggtgtgtatatacatgtacaggaTATACACCCAGCAGGAAACCGCAAGTTTCGCCCAAGATGCTTACAGAACACCGTGGGAAACGCATGTGCGCCTTGCACTTGACCTTGTTTAACCCGCCAAGCTCGAGAAGcagtaaaaggggggggggggggtaaccgcAAGTTATCATCAAAAACAGGTTACGACGGATCCCGAGGCATGCAAGGTGCGTGCCGCAACAGCTCGATGGATCAGTTGTCCGTGCAGACAGCGTAGCGCCAGATCGGGAAGCGTGTGAAGTCTAAGACTGATTGTTACGTTGTTTGATGCATGTGATTGTGTGTTTATTGCTGTGTTCTTCGggcatttcatttatttatccttTCTGTAATGGAAGATTAGCTTCCCTCCAACGTTTTTTCTAGGTcatgttaggttagattagattaggttaggtttggtttggttaattTACTATACAAATCTAAGACGAAATGGTGGTATGGATTGGGCAAGTCATGTTATCCATCTTCTCCTCTGGTGTACAAGTAGTTGACACACGGATTGTAAAGCCAGAAACGAACAGGTCCCACATAAAGGATAGCCTGTTGGCTTGGTCGTTCTGTTGGGCTGTGACGCAGTAGAGAGAGGTACTCGACCCGGAATTAATAGCAAGATTTTAGGTTGGGTGACGATGACGTAGTATCCACTGCTGGGTTGATGTTTTGTTATATGCTTTTCCCGGGGCTTCAGTTGTACATTCAAGTTTACTTTACTATTTTTGATAACATTTAGTGTATGAATAAATGGTATAGATATTGGAAGACGTTAGAAACCTCCAGCGATCCGCATTATAACCGATTTTATAGAGGCTTTAGGAGCACTAGGCTTGTCCTCATCGTAACACTGATACAGGCGTGTTTGGTTCTTAATACACATTAGGGGGGTGCTGGTAactgctctcccctcctccttcttctccccatCTTACAGAAAACCTTGTTTAGTTCAGGAAAGCTGACGGGGTTTATATTGAAACCTGTCGTGACCTTAGACGCTCAGAAGAGGCTGTTTCGTCAGCCACTTAGAAACTTATTGTTTAAGATTCACTATTTAGTGATCTACTTGATGTAAAAGTCGACGATTTCACGTGACCCCTAGAATTTCATGTGTCATTGTTGGGTCTTTTATAGATCAGAACCTGTGCCCATGATGactttagttttatatatatatatatatatatatatatatatatatatatatatatatatatatatatataaatatatatatatatatatatatatatatatatatatatatatatatatatatatatatatatatatatacacacacacacacatacattattttttctttcatttgttctttCCGGTACTTAACGTCTCATTGTTGTTCTCGAAGTTCCCTTCGGTTAATTCACCCAGTACTTACTTCCTCAGACAATGGCGTTGACCTCTTCTCCTCCCTGTTCTCGTAAAGTGTCATTAATTTCCCCGTCAGAGTTCCTCCACATGGGGttgattccccctccccctccccacccttgaGTTGAATACCCTTTCAGGGTATACTTAAAGTCTTTAATCCCTTGACCTTTTGGAGATTTTATGAATTGCTTGAATACGACTTGTAATTTTGGGAGACGTGTTGTGGTATTTTCTTCATAACTCCAGTTGCAAAAGCAACGTTTCTCAAGACTATCAAAGCTTCTCTCTGTAAAGGAGCCAGCTTTTCCCTGTTTctgtaagtagcgcagccttagactttcaagagcctttagaaaaagACGCCGTGGGCAATGATAGGACTCTTTCCTGTAAGCTTTTGTgggatatatacacataaatgaagAAGTGGATGGGCGGGCAATGTTACAGGGAGCTAGATTTTTAGATTTAACTCGTTTCTTAGGAATTCCACAATGAAATCCGTCTAAAGAAAGAATCAGATGGTTTTATTTTTCAGGTTTGGTCAACTGAACCCCAGCGTTTGGTTAACGTGAGGTTGAGTGGGTGGTTCGTGTGGACTGCCATGAGTGGCTGAATCCACTTGAACAGCTAAATGGCTCATTAAGCCCGAGTCCCCTATCGTATCCGTCGAATTAACATCACAAACATTGCTCGTTGTAGCCGTTGTATTCCCACGTCCAGTGTCTGTCTGGTAGACTAGGCTAGGCTAgccctcacacaaacacatgcgtGGCAACACTGCCCGTACATTTACTGCAACTAAAATCGCTATCTGTTTAGTATATTGTATAAGAAGTGGGGGTAAAAGTTTTAGATTGGCTGTTAGTTCACACATACTGCCTGTGTTGTAGTTTATTCGGAGAGAAGTGGGATGTATAAAATTAGAGAAGTCGGTTAGCCGCAAAGATGGCCATTGGGGAAGTTTCGTGTATCGGGGTCGAATAACGTGAGTTGTCTGATACATCCTTCTGCTTTCACTTTTATATATGAGGTTTGTCTCATAACTGGCCGCCATCTGCATCCGTCATATGTTGTACTCGTTATATTAAATTGTGCTCAATGGCTTTAACGGGCTGGCCGGTCATAGAGAGATGGGGGTGTAGAGAATAAATTGCTTGGCTGGCGGTGGCTGGTAGCAAGCGAGGATGGTGCCAGTTATGCACTTAAATTTCGTGTTATGTCTATTCACTACTGACGTCGATTGCACTGGCTTTTGTTTCATGGCACATTTTACAATCACGAATTTCTTAGTTTTGCATATTTTCATGTCGCTGGTTAGGTCTCCATGTTAAGCATGTGAGGCAGCAGCGATTTGTATGTCAAATAAATGTATGTGGTTGATTCTACTTAAATGTAAATAGATGATGCCATCAATGTCAGACAAATTAGAATCAAGGTCAACTTGGTttgaaatctttttctttcttttttcactctgcCTCATTGAGTCCTTCCCGTCAAAACAGAATAATTGTTGGAAAGGCGGCACCCACGCGTACGGTCGGAGAGGCGGCACCAGTGTACACACCCGCTGATCATGGTGCTGTCACATTTGTTGCTTGTTTGATGATGAATGTATTGAACAGGCGAGGTGAACTGCTGCGTTTAACACCATTCGAGAGCGTCCTGTAATGTGCTGTACTGTGGCTTTGTTCCGAAGAGAGAGTGAAGTAGTATAATGTGAAATCTTTCTTACCTTCTCCAGTTGGCAATCTAGTCGAACGGGAGGatttgagtgtgtgggtgtttgtttgtcttgtgttTCCCCGAAGCTGGGTCGAGCTAGACGGTCGCCTTAACACTGTAGgagtaaaagtttttttttttttttttttttttgagttctcGGGCTTGTGTTTTGACTGGTTGTTGACGAGTTGTGAGGATTTCACGCTAGTGTTTACCCCTCGGCCTAGGGAGAGTATTTTCCGACGAGGAGAGAAAGGTGttcggtgagggaggggtgtggagggagggggaatccggttgtggtgatggaagggAGGGGTCGGGGTGTTAAccggttggtgggggagggggcaccgTTGGtgacacccctcacctcccctctcatcatcacACCCCTTACGCGTGAGCGCGCGCGCACGTAACGACACCTGCCTTACATTAGTACCATGACGTATATAAAGCGACGCATCGAAATTGCTACGACAGTTAATTTACGATAATTTTCCCTCTGTTATTAAGACACTTAAACTACTGGAGTAATCACTCGTTGCATCTACTGAATGATACAACACAGTTACTTTCCCCTGTATAAAGTACGCGTCTaatttatatagattttttttgtaattaacaTAGTTACTATAGAGGAGTCAGTTGAGGTACACATAGACAGCTACTTGTGGAATTCGAATTTGACACTGGAAAATGTTGTGATAATTTCTCCGTGTATATTTCCATATACACATGAGAAAAGACGTAGtgtatatatgcaaggttaagaaacgagGGAAAACGAGCGTATAACTCGCTCCCTGTGACACATATTGTAATCCTAttcgagacggggcaacactcgTGTCAGTCTGTCTCCTCATAACACTCAAATGATAATTGCAGTTAGTAACTACATTGAAGCGATGGGGTAACACCAATGTATAGAGCACTCTCCTCGTATTTAGAAAGAGGTCATTCAAAATAGGCAAttgcaaataggtgattacagaaTAATTACAGTAGCTGATTACATATGATTACACCCAGGTAATTGCACATGTAGCACTGTTGCCACCTTAACATGGTACAATTTTTCTCTCCCTCAGGTCCGGTCCCCTGTGGGTCAGGGGCCTCTACCCCTGGCGTCCCACCGACGGCGCCCCGGCTCGCCCGACCCCAGGGGCCACGGCAGGACGCGCCCCTCAGCCCCGAGGGACTCCCCGAGGTCGTCGCCCAAGACGTCGCCCAGGTCGTCGCCCAGGTCGTCGCCCGTACGGCAGCTACATCGGGAGGTGAGTGgtccagggggaggggagggggtcgtggaTGGCTAGTGTGGTCTATTGGCCACAGACCCCTGTGGGTCGTGAGGGTCGTAGGTTGTCCAGAGAGTCGTGAGTGGTCTATACAGAGGGGTCGTGTTGACCTAGGAAGGTCGTTagtagcgaggggggggggggggtcgaaagTGGCCAAGAAATTTTGATCAGTATATTTCTGATTTATTTCTCTTTCGACTTTGGCTTGTATTTTCCACACAGTCACTACAGCTGTCACTACAGAGTCTGTGTCACTGTAggacagacagggagggaggaggggggtaagtaTAGTCGGGGAGGTATACAGGTTATGACGACTTGCAGAGTAGTGGGGACCTGTCAGAGGCTGTCCCTACCTGGGATGGGAGGGAGCGAGCGTGGcacaggtgagaggaggaggaggagggggagggtcagGTATTGTagtgggagagggtggagggagtggggacaACCCCTGGGGTGAGGAAAtcatcacacccccaccctcccccccaaacaccctCTAATGAGACGGATGTGGAACTTTATATAAAGGTTTTGGTTGGAGAAGCCCAGGGGACGGGCCCTccgcaacaacaggagcagcagcctgTCGCTAGGGAAGGAACCTAGAAAGTCACCTAGCTGTGAAACGGGAGGTATCTGAGGCTGTTTGAGAGTCGAGGAAAGGCATGGCGATCTacggcagtgtgttgtgtggaggcAGAACACCACCTCGGAGTACAGCGTAAGGTAAGACAAGGTCtcagacccccagctgtgggtgggagggagcagAAGACCTCGGTAAGTGACATGTGGTATATACCTAAGAACTGAATTTTGAACCAGAAACTGGTTGTGGGGTTGGCTAGGCATGACATCTAAACCCCGTAGGGGTGTTGTAACAGTGGGGTGTGCTGTGTACataacgcgcgcgcgcacacacacacacacactcacacacacactgatagtgAAGTAGATTTAGAGTGGCTCCTATGAAGGTTAAGACAACTTGGTTGATGTAGGTATTGAGAACAGGAAGGGCTTGGTTCGATAAGGGAGTATCTTGCAATAGAGTTGTGACCGTAGAGAGTTCTCCTGACTGTATACAGAGGTAGGAGATTTGACTGTATACAGAGGTAGGGGATCTGACTGTAGTGTAGAGGCGAGGTTATCAAGTGGTCTATCGTCGGGGTGGCAGTGTGGATGGACTAACGCATTTGTGTCATTGTTGCAGAGGTCGGCCAGCCCGCGGCGCTACGTCGGGCGTGGGAGCAGTGTGGGCGGGGTGGCCAGCCGTGGCCAGTCCACACGGGCCACGCCCTCGCCGCCCGCCAAGCGCGCCACGCCGCCCACCTCGCCGCGGGTCCGACGACAGCGGTCGCCCTCGACCAGTAGCGGCAGCGGCGCCGCCCGGAGGAACCCCTCGCCCAAAGTGTCGGAGGGTGGCGGCGGACTCAAGCCCCGCCAGAAGCGGGGGGCCTCGCCCTCCGCCCGTCcgccctcaacacccacctcacccctcacctcccccatcaGCCCCGCCGCACGCACCccgccctccccaacccccacgcCCCTCAATAACAACAATAGTGCAAGTACCCGACCGCCCTCCCCGGGAGCACGAAGACCTCCCTCTCCTACCGGAGGCAGTGGCGCTCGGCCCCCTTCCCCAGGGTCGCGACGTCCTCCCTCGCCTCGTGGGACGTCCCCGAGGGGCCGTGGCGCTTCCCCAGGGTCGCGAGGGCCGCCCATCAGCGAGGAGGCCCTACGGGCGCGGGTGCGGCGGACCCTGAGGGCGAGGCTGTACCTGCTGCACCAACCGGGGCCCAACTCCTTCACCGTGGGTGGAGACTCGCCCAGCCACAAGTACAAGGTCATCATCGGTCCACAGGTTAGTGCTGGAGTCACTTGTTGATGTGCCGTCTATCCCTCTGTCTAGATGCTTCCCTTACCGTTTATCCCTCTGTCTAGATGCCCCCCTTACCGTCTATCCCTGTCTGGATGCTTCCCTTAACGTCTGTATCTGTGTAAAcacctccctgtctgtctgtccctctgtctagATGCCTCCCTTGTTGTCTATCCTTCTGTCTAGATACCTCCCTGTCTGTGTAGCCCAGTGTGCACATAATTCCCTGTTTGTATACCCCTATGTATAGAgaccttcctgtctgtctgtgtatagaGACCTTCCTGTCTGTCTATTCCTTCTGTCCGTTAAACCTTCCGGTTTCTCTGTACCTTGACTGTACATGTCTTCTCTTTGTCATTCGCTGTCTCTAGCCACCTTCCTCTCCGTCTGTCTACCCGTGTGTCCATATAAGATAAGACAAAAAGACTGCGAGATTGGAAATGTGTTGGGACATGGGAGCTAAGGAGAGATGACAAGGCTTTGGAAATAGTGGAGGTCAAAGCTGTTGGACGGTGGTTAAGAGGTGGCCAGACCAGTTTGCTCATCTTTGGGATATATATAACATCACACATGTGTCCCAGGAAAGATTTCTAGACGACACGTCTTTCGCTTCAAGTCCTCGACTTTACAATATTTGCTTCTTTGTCACATTGACAGTTTGCTGGTTATTCTCATTTACTTATATCTCTGCCGTTATCTATACCTTCTAACTCATACCACACTGTGAGTTTTGGATATCTTTCACAATCTCAAAGTAGTCAAGAGAGGACACACTCACTGCTCAGTTGCTgcttgaattcttttgtattcctttgtacacAGAAGCTCATGAATGGGGGAGCTTTGCTTCCCACTAGACGCTCTATGCTTGCGGCCACCTACCTGCCCTGCAATGTGctcttcacccacaccatcacaggcCCACCTGCCACCCATTTAtgcccatgtattgtacccactgtacgctttaTGCTTGCCGCCACCTACACCCTCTAGTAACATACCCTCCACCTACAACTATCCTGTAAACATGTTTCAT of Panulirus ornatus isolate Po-2019 chromosome 73, ASM3632096v1, whole genome shotgun sequence contains these proteins:
- the LOC139748233 gene encoding uncharacterized protein; the encoded protein is MSAHAANSRLATSFSVQSHTTARSPPIETGNAADNGGYSGKRDGGGVFGPRDPLVPSPCNGGRPSAAPCSATANSAKSVSPSSGVSASDYYAVSKNGQGSATSSHTNSAFSDLPNTSTSPKPKDANFNSEGCGSGGNSGVSGSNGGVNVLHSARGHNLSSLGERSSPAAVRRAGSESSRESRMDAANFRLRLRKCGGEGVTKKGPLVAKHPSSTNPTTTTSSTTVSASTPTASSTNTTGGAPQPTPTTKEVRSPVGQGPLPLASHRRRPGSPDPRGHGRTRPSAPRDSPRSSPKTSPRSSPRSSPVRQLHRERSASPRRYVGRGSSVGGVASRGQSTRATPSPPAKRATPPTSPRVRRQRSPSTSSGSGAARRNPSPKVSEGGGGLKPRQKRGASPSARPPSTPTSPLTSPISPAARTPPSPTPTPLNNNNSASTRPPSPGARRPPSPTGGSGARPPSPGSRRPPSPRGTSPRGRGASPGSRGPPISEEALRARVRRTLRARLYLLHQPGPNSFTVGGDSPSHKYKVIIGPQVSAGVTC